The Leptolyngbya sp. CCY15150 genome contains the following window.
ACGAGATAACCCCACTCTGGAGAGCAGTGAAATTGAGAAGAACAACACACCATGAGCAATCTTCTATCAACCGGACTTGAGCTATTGACCCAAGGGATCGCGATCGCTGACCCCATATCGACCGCGCTGCAGGATACGGCCCCCGTGGCGATCGTTTGGATGGCGATTCCATTTTTCGTGGGCTTTAGCGGCTATCTGCTGCCCAAATTTCATCGCTACTTGGCCCTCGGGATTGCTCTGATGTCTTTGGCCTACGGACTGCAGCAGCTATGGGCTCCTGTACCGCTCACTGTACAGCTCTTGGATCAGTTTGGCGTGACGCTGTTCATTGATTCCCTGAGCGGCTATTTTATTGTCACTAATGCTTTAGTGACGGCGGCAGTAGTTCTCTACTGTTGGCAAACGGGTAAGAGTGCCTTTTTTTATACCCAGATGATCATTCTGCACGGCAGTCTCAATGCTGTGTTTATCTGTGCGGACTTTATTAGTCTATATGTGGCGCTGGAAGTCATTGGGATTGCTGCCTTCTTGCTGATTGCCTATCCCCGCACCAATCGATCCATTTGGGTGGCGCTGCGCTATCTATTTGTCAGCAATACGGCGATGCTGTTTTACCTGATAGGGGCGTTGTTGGTTTACCAATCTAGCCATACCTTTGCCTTCATGGGATTGCAGGATGCTCCCACCGAAGCGATCGCTCTGATCATGGTAGGACTTTTGACCAAAGGCGGTATTTTTGTCTCTGGCCTATGGCTACCGCTCACCCATTCTGAAGCAGAAACGCCTGTCTCAGCTCTGCTCTCTGGGATTGTGGTGAAAGCGGGGGTATTTCCCCTGGTGCGCTGTGCCTTGATGGTGGAAGGTATGGCCCCCCTGCTCGGCATCTTTGGCGTGGGAACGGCTGTGTTGGGTGTTGCCTATGCGGTAGTGGAAACAGATACGAAGCGGCTCTTGGCCCTCAGTACCATTTCCCAGCTCGGCTTTGTGCTGGCGGCTCCGGCGGTGGCTGGGTTCTATGCCCTTACCCATGGTCTGGCGAAAACCACTCTCTTTTTAATCAGCGGTAATCTACCGAGTCGAAGTTTTCAGACCCTGCGCCAAACGCCGCTCTATGCACCGCTGTGGGCTGCCTTGGCGATCGCTTGTCTCTCAGTCATGGGATTTCCGCTATTAGCAGGATTTGGGGCCAAAGTTCTGACGCTCAAGGAATTGGAGCCTTGGCAGGCGATCGCCCTGAACCTCGTGGCGGTGGGGACAGCGATCGCCTTAGCTAAGTTTCTGTTTCTGCCGGTGGCTACCCAATCTAAAGATGCTGCGCCCCATGCTATGCATCAAAGTTTTTGGTGGGCGATGATCCTCCTGCTGGGCAGTCTGGTGGTGGCTAATGGTCTATATTTGGAGGTTTATACCGTCACCGAGATGGCCAAAGCCTTGTTAATTCTGGGTGCTGGCTGTCTAGTGCATATCGTGCTAGTTCAGCGAGTGGTCTTGAAGCTGCCGCGCATGTTTGAACGCCTAGATCATCTCATTGGCATGATGAGTCTGACGTTAACCGCTCTCTTTTGGATGGTGTTGACATGATTGCCTATTTAGACCTGCTGCTGCGATTAGTCATTTGGTTTTTGCTCACCGCCGACGGTAGCTTAGCCAATATCATCATCGGCATATGCGTAGCGCTTCTGTTACCGCGAGGCTATACGGCATCGTCTACCCTACGGGATTGGCTGCATGTGCTCTGGGAAATTATTGTTGCTATCCCCATCGCCTACAAGGAAGCAATTGAAATCATGCTGCGTCCCCATCGCCATGAAGCGATCGCCATGCAACGGGTAAAACCTAATCGTTCTCCTGGGCTGATTTTCCTAGATATTTTCCTGATCACCTTCACGCCCAAAACCATTGTTCTGCACTATCACGACGATGGTCGGTATGAAGTTCATCAAGTGGCAAGGAGGACGAAGCCATGAACTGGGTGATCACGATTATGATCCTGGCGCTACTCATTCCTATCTATGAAGCCTGGCAAGATGACAGTATTTGGCAAAAAATGTTGGCCTTCGCCAGCATCGCCACGAAGACATCGATCATGATCTTAGTAGTCTCTGTTCTGCGGGATGATTGGATGATTGGCGTGGTAGGCGTGTTGATTTTGAGTGTGGGTAATGCTGCTCTGATGCTTCTGGCTCATGTTTTACGACGGATAAACGACCTATGATTGATACCTTGAGCTATACCTTAATCAGTATTGGTTTGGTGTTCTGGTTTTGGGGAACCTGGCCGTTAGTGGGCGATCGCTCTGTCTTATTCAAGCTCCATAGCCTATCCGTATCCGACACCCTGGGTTCCATGAGTATCGTCGTGGGGCTGTTGCTCAAAATTCCCCGAGAATGGCCGTTGCTGGTCTTGGCGCTGATTTCGTTAGCCATCTGGAATACCGTACTTGGCTATGTGTTGGCCTACTGTTCGACCCGAGGAGGAGAAGATGCCTGAGATCTTGACAGATGAGTTTTATATCCTAGCGATCGCTCTTCTACTGCCCTTGACCGCCTGTATGTTGGTTTCCCAGGTCAATCCCTATCACGCCTTGGTGATTCGCGGCATTTTGGGAGCGGTGGCCGCCTTGGTCTATGCCTTGTTTGGGGCGGCTGATGTGGCCCTGACTGAAGCCCTAGTTGGCACCATGTTATCCATCACCCTCTATGCCGTCGCGGTGCGATCGTCGATGATTATGCGGTTGGGTGTACTGGATTCTAAGACCACTGAGCATCCTCTGCCATCGATGGATTCTGTGCTAGCGGCTCTGCGTCCACCGCTAGATAAGTACTACCTACGCCTTGAAGTTGTTCCTTATTCTAATTTGCAAGATCTCCATACTGCCCTGCGCGACCAGGAGGTTCATGCTATCTGTGAATCCTTGGAGCCACGGCAAACCCAGCCTGCATCATTAACCGTGGATGATTCAACCCTTGAGAACCATGAACCGTCCTACCGTCTGCACATTCGCGTTCGGCGGCTCTACGATATTCTCCAAGCCGCTCTGCCGGAAGCGATCGCCCATTTAACCTACGCCAATCTTGCTCCGTCTAGTACAGCAGCATCTCAGTCAACACCCAGTATTGCTAACCCCCTGGAGGGACACCTGTGAAGTGGATTTATATTGCAGCGGGCATTGCAACCTATCTTAAAATGCTGGTCTTGCCTAACCTGGCTCTAGATACCAGCGAATTGTCGATTGTGGAAATGGTGGTACAGGATACGGGTGTCCCCAATGCTGTATCGGGCATTATTTTCAGAAACCGTGTTTACGACACAATCTTCGAGGTGGTTGTATTTACCTTAGCCATCATGGGAGTTCGCTTTCTCTTGGCTGATGAACAACCCACCACCACGATCTATCAATTTACCGATCATCCTTCCATTGTCCTAGCACGTCTAGGAGCTACGATCGCTGCCTTGGTGAGTATTGAACTCGCGCTACGAGGGCACCTGAGCCCCGGCGGTGGATTTGCGGCGGGGGTGGCGGGGGGAACGGCCATTGGTCTGGTGGCGATCACCTCGTCGTCGCAATGGATGGAGGCGGTCTATCAACGCTGGCACGCTGCCACCTGGGAGAAAATTGCCGTCCTCATTTTCATCATCCTAGCTGTCCTCGCCTTGGTGGGCATCGAGCCGCCCCATGGCAATCTGGGAACCTTAGTCAGCGGTGGCTGGATTCCAATTCTCAACCTGTTGGTGGCGATCAAGGTGGCGCTGGGATCTTGGGCGGCAATTCTGTTGTTCATCCGGCATCGAGGATTGTTGTAAACCATCTTTGTAAACGGCCTGCTCAACCTGGTAAACAACCTGGGCATACTAGACTATGTCAGTTTGCCCTAGGGGAATGCCCTTGGGAATTTTGGTTCTTGGATGGATGCCTTGTTAAGATAGCGAATGTCATCCATCTGCCTTGTCCTGTTGACCATTCCTACCCGTTTGTGATGCCATGAGTTCTACGGATGTTGAAGCACCCCACGCACCTGAACCCCAGTCTAGCGATCGCCCTATTGTGGTTCAGGTTGAAGCATTACAGAAGGCCTACCGCACGGGCTTTTGGCTCAACCAAACTGTTGTGCCACTCAAAAATTGTTCGCTGACGGTCTACCAAGGCGAAACCTTTGGGTTGCTGGGCCCCAATGGCGCAGGCAAGACGACGTTGCTGAAAACGTTGCTGGGCATTGTGCGTCCCACCAGCGGTCGCGGCCTGTTGCTGGGTCAACCCTTGGGCGATCGCACCGTCAAACAGCGGGTGGGCTACCTACCGGAAAATCCCTACTTCTACGATTACCTCACCGGCTGGGAGTTTTTGGAATATGCCGCTGGGCTCTTCCGCATTCCTCGGTCGGTGCAGAAAACCCGCATTCCTGAACTGCTGGACTTGGTGGGCCTGGCGAAATCTGCCGCTGTCAAAAAGCAGATGCGCAAGTACTCGAAGGGAATGCTGCAGCGGGTGGGCATGGCCCAAGCGCTGATTAATGATCCTGATGTGGTGTTCTTGGATGAACCCATGTCGGGTCTAGATCCCATGGGTCGCTACCAGATTCGCGAAATCATTCTGTCGCTGAAAGCCCAAGGCAAGACCATTTTCTTCAACAGCCACGTGCTTTCGGATGTGGAACTGATTTGCGATCGCATTGCCATCTTGGCTCAAGGTGAGCTGCTATGTGTCGGCTCCATTCCCGAACTGGTCGGCGTCACAGAGGTCTATGCTGTGCGGGTGCGGGGCGGTAATGCTGAGGTGCTCCGTCAGTGGATCCCCGACTTGGAAGCCGATGATGGCGTGTGGCACGGACACCTTAAGGGCGAACCCCAAGACTTTCTTGCTAGCCTACGGCTGATGAGTGCCCAGTTGCTGAGTATGCAGCTCGCTCGCCCAAGCCTAGAGGAATTTTTTGTGCAGCAATTGCGTCAGCGTGGCATCTATACCAGTCACTAGAATGCTTGTATAGCTACATTTTCCAATATCCAGTGTTATGTAGTTATGGCTATAATCATCCTGCTTAGGACATCAAGCCCCCCTGGAGACCTAAATGTTTGAGCATTCGATCTAGGACATATCTCAACCAGGCTGACAATCACTATAATTAAAACATTGGTGTTGGCTGAATCAGGGTATGAATCTTTAGTTAGAAGCCCTGAAAATATACAAAACTTTTCGGAGTTATACTACTATTCAGCAACGCCAGAACATTTCTAGGAATTTCTTGACTAACTAGATGCTGGAATTTATTGTACAGGTTCTTCTAGCAGGGGGGAGTGCAACGGTAATTTCCTTATCCCTGCTTAAGTGGTTGGGTGACAAATGGATTACTCACCAGCTTTCTCAAAAGCTTGAGTCATTCAAGCGCCAGCAGTCTGAGTTGCTTGAGCAGTACCGCTATCAAATTAATGCCCGATTTAACCGCATTACCAAGATTCATGAGAAAGAGTTTGAGGTTCTACCTGAGATATGGTACAGGCTACAAGATACATATAGGCATTTCCAAGCCCTTTCTTCGCCAGAGCAATCTTTTTCAGATCTCGATCGCTTCTCTTCGGAACAGCTTGAAGCATTTTTGGAAAAGTGTTTGCTGAATGATTTTCAAAAAGAACAACTGCGATGTTCTACCCATAAAATCAATTATTATAAGGATACTATTTACTGGATTCGCTTGAGTATAGCCTGTCAAGTATTTGAGGAATTTCGCAAATACTTGCACTACAACAAGATTTTCCTTAGTCAGGATTTATTTGAGTTGTTGACTAAAATTGAATCAGCTTTGATCGAAACACAAGTAGATCTGGAAACTCCGGGGCCTAAGCTTTGGAAAGAAGGACGTGTTATAAACAAAAAATTAAATGAAGCTGTTGGAGAGTTACTGAAACAAGTTGAGAATGCAGTTCAAAAGAGACTACATTTCAACCAAGCCTAAATGCATATGGAAATTCGGATGTAGCTGTTTTTGATCCAGTGATTCCGTGAATTAATAAAATGCATTAGCGACCGTATAACAATCTAATTGGAGCGGACTGCCGGGGGATCCTGGTGAGCTGCAAAGGTTATTTATCCCACTGACCACGAATGTTAATTGTTAGGGTGCAACGAACGGCGTTGTCTTTAAGATTCAGTGTTCTAGAAGTGGGTAGATGCGATCGCCCCCCTGCTATCCCTTACCCAAATGACCACATCACCGGATTGTCATCTAGGTGGTCGGCGACGCTATGACCAATCTCATCGATCGCTTTCCGATCGCTCTCGTCGAGCTGAACATCAGCAGCGATCGCATTTTGTCGCACCTGGTCGGCATTGCGAGCACCGGCAATCACGCAGGTTTGGGGTTGTCCCATCAGCCAGGCCAAGGCCAGTTGCCCTAGGGTGATGCCGTATTTGTCTGCTAGAGGGCGCAGTTGAGCGATCGCTGCTTGGGCGCGGGCGTAGTGCTCGGGTTGGAAGAGCTTGTTCTTGGCGCGGATATCGCCTTCCGCAAACTGATGATCGGGGCCAAATTTGCCGGTGAGCAATCCTTGGGCCAGGGGTGAGTAGGCCAGGATAGTGATGTTGTGCTCGATGCAGTAGGGCATGGCATCAGTTTCCACATGCCGCCAAAATAGCGAGTAGGGTGGCTGCAGGCTATCGATGCGTCCATACTCAGCCGCTTCTTCGAGCTGGGTGCGGGAGAAGTTGGAAACGCCGATGGCGCGAATTTTGCCTTGCTCTTTCAGTTCCACCATGGCTCGCATGGTTTCGCTAATGGGCACCACGTCGCTATTGAAGGAGCCGGAGGGCCAGTGAATTTGATACAGATCAATATAGTCGGTTTGCAAATGCTTGAGAGAGCGATCGCAGGCTTCTAGCACCTCAGAGTATTTCATGTGGTTGGCGAATACCTTGGTGGCATAGACAACGCGATCGCGGCGGTCTGACAGCGCCTTGGCGACGAGCTGTTCTGAATAGCCATCACCATAGATTTCTGCTGTATCAATGGTGGTGATGCCTGCGTCAACTGCTGCCTGGATGGCCGCGATCACCTGATCGTCCTCAATGCCCACCCAGCCACGTTTCCCTGCTTGCCAGGTACCCATCAAAATTGGCGTAATCTGCAGGTCGGATTGTCCAAGTTGGCGCGTTTGCATGAAGAAGCTCTGAGAAGGTCAGCGGGGTGACAACCATCACCTGTGCGGTCACAGATTGACGGAAATCTCCATCAATAGGATAGAACACCTAATTTTAGTTTCGCAAGCACAAGGTTCGCGTTGGGGAAGATTGTGACTCAATTTCTGGAAACATTGCACAAATGATTTTTCTTCACCCGATAGAAATCATGTGGGCTAAATAAATCCGTTAGACAACCAAGCGATCGCATTTGGGCTTGGCTCACGACCCTAATCACTTACTCGTAGAGCGTACTTAGCCATGATCAATAACCTATCTCATGCTTTATCCGGCTCTGTAGCTGGCAAATTTCTCTGCATCTTAGCCATCATGTTACCTGTTCTGGGCGTGGTATTAATCGCCAGCGCTCAGTCTGATGAACCTGTTACGGAAAAACGTCAGAGCGATCCGATTATTCCACCACCCGCCTACGTCGCGTCGTCCTTGCTGTAAATCTGGTACAGGCTGATGTTTGGCAAGTACTATTTGCTAAGCATCAGCTCGATCTAACACTCTATCTAGCATTAGCAGAGCTTGGATACGTTACGCTAACGGCTAACTCATCCTACAAGTACACCAGGTTTATCCTTTGTCCGTCAAGCTGTTCCATGTTCTTTTCCTGGTTCAGAATAGTTGTGAAGAAACTGAAACGCCTGTGCTTGCCAAATATCAATTTCTGGCCATCGCCAAGGTCGTTGGGTTGAATCAGATAGATTAGACTTACATCCATCTAGACACTTTTTCCAATAGTGTTTGGCATAGTCTAGATTTTCTGTGGCTTCATAGACCTGAGCTAATAGACAATAGGAAGCGGTGGAGGATGGATCGAGGGCGATCGCTTGATGGAGCTGCTCTAAGGAGCGATCGTATTGTCCCAGTAAATATAGCGCCCAGCCTAGATTTTTATGGAGAGATACTCGAATTAATGGTTCTTCAATCTCGTCGTCTAGACAGTCTTCTAAGGGTTGTAGTGCTGCTTGGGGCTGTCCTTCTAAAATATTCAGTCGAGCTAAGTTACAGATGGCTGCATAGGCTCCTTTGCCTTGGAAATCCCGAGCTTTTTTGTAGTGAGATTTAGCTTTCTCGTTTGCCTGAAGTCGTTCGTAGGTGGTGCCGAGGTTATAGTGGGCGTTGGCGTAGTCGGGACGGAGGGCGATCGCTGCCTGAAAATACTGAACGGCGATGGCGAAGTTCCCAGCCATGTATTCATTAAACCCCTTTTGGTTGAGCTGTTGGGCTTCATCGTGCAGTTGGGGCTGGGGCACGGTCATCTGTGGACGATGGCCAGCAACGACGCGAATCAGGTCTGATCGCTTGAGTTTTTGCCCATGATAGTCAGGCAATGCCTGCGTGAATACGTCACAAATCCGCTCGATGTGTTTGCGCACGGTAGGTTCGCTCACGCCCATCTCTTTTGCAATCTCCGTGTCTGATGCACCAACTAAAAGGTTCTCCAACACCTGTTTTCGGCGCGGCGTCAAGCTCTGAATCACATCATCAATGGAAGACGTAAGCATCATCAGGATCCTGAATGGGTTATGCAATAGCCGTTATCCGGGCTAACTTCCCATTGTATGCCACAACTGTGACTATTGCCCACTATCTGCCATTGACCCCAAATCTGTCACGGGTGTGTCACAAATCTAGATACCCTCTCGTCCATGAGCCGTGCTTAGAACTCTGCCTATCGATAGCCATCATGATCTGAACTGGTTTATCATACAAGTTCTAGGATTTGTGACAAGACATACCCTAAGCACCTAAGAGGTTGACAACTTTCGAGAGAGCTGGCAACATATAAGAGTCACATTTGTGAGCTTAACTTGAGTTGTTGTCGAACCTTGTTCCGGGCGTTTTGTGACTGATGGTGAACTACCGCATGTGCAGCGCCTAAGCCATCTACAGGAGTCAGTGCTATGGTTTCTGATCCGGATCGTCACAGTAATCATTACAGTCTTTTGGTTAAAGCCTGTATAGCTGCGTTTAAGTGGCTGTCATGGCTAGGAACTGGGTTTGCGATCGCCTATATTTTGGCAGTCTGTTTACGTGCTCCATGGATCCTGAGATTGCTGATGATGCTGGCAACCCATCTCACTGTACCGATGATGAGTATTGCTCTTTGTTGGGTGGCGTTTGTGGTGGTGGTGGAGTCTTGGCGTTCATGATGGTCGCTATGACGTTGGTGCTGTGTGATGTTGAATTTCTAGTTAACTGGCAAGCCGTGCAAGAAGGCTGATGTGTGAACAGTCTTGCCATACAGCGCCCAAGCTAAACCTACTGTAGTGCCAGTTGTTTAATTCCTTGAGCTTATAACCTGGAGTCTGTCATGTCATCATGTAGCTGTGAAGATACCCGCAAATGTGAATTTATCCAAGATCGCAACAATCCCGATCGCTATGTCTGTTTGCCCTGCGGCAAGGTTCGCGAGACAAACCAAGGCTGGGGAATAGGGTTTTGGGAATGGTTGATTACCTTTGGTATTGCTGTGCTTATGCTTCTTTGAGGCGTTGCTGAAGAGTCGTCACCCAGAAGCTTTACAGGTAAGGAGATAGGTAGGATGCGTATAGCCTTCGGCATGGCTTCGCTAAAGCGATAGAGTAACGCATCTAAGCCTTGCAAGACAGTTCGTTACGGCTTCTTCTAGCTACACCAAGGTTTCTGGGTGTCTGCTGACTCGTTCAGTACCCGTTAAGGTAGGTGTATCCCAGTTTTGCAAGTTGACCTTCATTCCCTAACCCTTTCTCCCAGGACGGTAGAAGGGGAGCCGGAAGCAGGG
Protein-coding sequences here:
- a CDS encoding aldo/keto reductase: MQTRQLGQSDLQITPILMGTWQAGKRGWVGIEDDQVIAAIQAAVDAGITTIDTAEIYGDGYSEQLVAKALSDRRDRVVYATKVFANHMKYSEVLEACDRSLKHLQTDYIDLYQIHWPSGSFNSDVVPISETMRAMVELKEQGKIRAIGVSNFSRTQLEEAAEYGRIDSLQPPYSLFWRHVETDAMPYCIEHNITILAYSPLAQGLLTGKFGPDHQFAEGDIRAKNKLFQPEHYARAQAAIAQLRPLADKYGITLGQLALAWLMGQPQTCVIAGARNADQVRQNAIAADVQLDESDRKAIDEIGHSVADHLDDNPVMWSFG
- a CDS encoding Na+/H+ antiporter subunit E, which produces MIAYLDLLLRLVIWFLLTADGSLANIIIGICVALLLPRGYTASSTLRDWLHVLWEIIVAIPIAYKEAIEIMLRPHRHEAIAMQRVKPNRSPGLIFLDIFLITFTPKTIVLHYHDDGRYEVHQVARRTKP
- a CDS encoding tetratricopeptide repeat protein, whose amino-acid sequence is MLTSSIDDVIQSLTPRRKQVLENLLVGASDTEIAKEMGVSEPTVRKHIERICDVFTQALPDYHGQKLKRSDLIRVVAGHRPQMTVPQPQLHDEAQQLNQKGFNEYMAGNFAIAVQYFQAAIALRPDYANAHYNLGTTYERLQANEKAKSHYKKARDFQGKGAYAAICNLARLNILEGQPQAALQPLEDCLDDEIEEPLIRVSLHKNLGWALYLLGQYDRSLEQLHQAIALDPSSTASYCLLAQVYEATENLDYAKHYWKKCLDGCKSNLSDSTQRPWRWPEIDIWQAQAFQFLHNYSEPGKEHGTA
- a CDS encoding monovalent cation/H(+) antiporter subunit G, whose product is MIDTLSYTLISIGLVFWFWGTWPLVGDRSVLFKLHSLSVSDTLGSMSIVVGLLLKIPREWPLLVLALISLAIWNTVLGYVLAYCSTRGGEDA
- a CDS encoding ABC transporter ATP-binding protein, with protein sequence MSSTDVEAPHAPEPQSSDRPIVVQVEALQKAYRTGFWLNQTVVPLKNCSLTVYQGETFGLLGPNGAGKTTLLKTLLGIVRPTSGRGLLLGQPLGDRTVKQRVGYLPENPYFYDYLTGWEFLEYAAGLFRIPRSVQKTRIPELLDLVGLAKSAAVKKQMRKYSKGMLQRVGMAQALINDPDVVFLDEPMSGLDPMGRYQIREIILSLKAQGKTIFFNSHVLSDVELICDRIAILAQGELLCVGSIPELVGVTEVYAVRVRGGNAEVLRQWIPDLEADDGVWHGHLKGEPQDFLASLRLMSAQLLSMQLARPSLEEFFVQQLRQRGIYTSH
- a CDS encoding Na(+)/H(+) antiporter subunit B; its protein translation is MKWIYIAAGIATYLKMLVLPNLALDTSELSIVEMVVQDTGVPNAVSGIIFRNRVYDTIFEVVVFTLAIMGVRFLLADEQPTTTIYQFTDHPSIVLARLGATIAALVSIELALRGHLSPGGGFAAGVAGGTAIGLVAITSSSQWMEAVYQRWHAATWEKIAVLIFIILAVLALVGIEPPHGNLGTLVSGGWIPILNLLVAIKVALGSWAAILLFIRHRGLL
- a CDS encoding cation:proton antiporter, whose product is MAIPFFVGFSGYLLPKFHRYLALGIALMSLAYGLQQLWAPVPLTVQLLDQFGVTLFIDSLSGYFIVTNALVTAAVVLYCWQTGKSAFFYTQMIILHGSLNAVFICADFISLYVALEVIGIAAFLLIAYPRTNRSIWVALRYLFVSNTAMLFYLIGALLVYQSSHTFAFMGLQDAPTEAIALIMVGLLTKGGIFVSGLWLPLTHSEAETPVSALLSGIVVKAGVFPLVRCALMVEGMAPLLGIFGVGTAVLGVAYAVVETDTKRLLALSTISQLGFVLAAPAVAGFYALTHGLAKTTLFLISGNLPSRSFQTLRQTPLYAPLWAALAIACLSVMGFPLLAGFGAKVLTLKELEPWQAIALNLVAVGTAIALAKFLFLPVATQSKDAAPHAMHQSFWWAMILLLGSLVVANGLYLEVYTVTEMAKALLILGAGCLVHIVLVQRVVLKLPRMFERLDHLIGMMSLTLTALFWMVLT
- a CDS encoding DUF4040 domain-containing protein is translated as MPEILTDEFYILAIALLLPLTACMLVSQVNPYHALVIRGILGAVAALVYALFGAADVALTEALVGTMLSITLYAVAVRSSMIMRLGVLDSKTTEHPLPSMDSVLAALRPPLDKYYLRLEVVPYSNLQDLHTALRDQEVHAICESLEPRQTQPASLTVDDSTLENHEPSYRLHIRVRRLYDILQAALPEAIAHLTYANLAPSSTAASQSTPSIANPLEGHL